From Cercospora beticola chromosome 6, complete sequence, a single genomic window includes:
- the ALG8 gene encoding glycosyl transferase (CAZy:GT57), translating into MTALYPTLPQCAAVATALKVLLWPAYKSTDFEVHRNWLAITNSLPLKEWYFEKTSEWTLDYPPFFAYFEWAMSQVAHCIDPNMLDVQNLGYDSWQTIYFQRATVIITELVLIGALYLFVSSANPNEKKRSHAAALSILLSPGLLIIDHIHFQYNGAMYGALILSIVLARYQRDGLLLCGAVFMALLCMKHIYLYLAPAWFVYLLRVYCLGPRSIFDIKWFNCIKLGLSIVAIVAAAAGPFALESLEQLPQIMSRLFPFSRGLCHAYWAPNVWAMYSFTDRVLIYLAPYLKLPVDADAVNSVTRGLVGDTSFAVLPNIPPRLTFVLTLAAQIPALIKLFAQPTWDNFVATITLCGYASFLFGWHVHEKAILLVIIPFSLLALKDRRFLGAFRPLAVAGHVSLFPLLFTALEFPVKVVYTILWLVAFLIAFDRLAPASEKPRIFLLDRFSLLYIAVAIPLIAYCSLLHQIVFGAKYEFLPLMFTSSYCAVGVVGSWLGFLVVFFTS; encoded by the exons ATGACCGCGCTGTATCCCACGCTGCCACAATGTGCTGCAGTCGCCACGGCATTGAAGGTACTCCTGTGGCCGGCCTA CAAATCGACGGATTTCGAAGTTCATCGCAACTGGCTTGCAATCACGAACTCCCTGCCTCTTAAAGAATGGTATTTCGAG AAAACCTCAGAATGGACTCTGGATTATCCTCCCTTCTTCGCCTACTTCGAGTGGGCTATGTCCCAAGTCGCTCACTGCATCGATCCGAATATGCTTGATGTACAGAATCTCGGCTACGACAGCTGGCAGACCATTTACTTCCAGCGAGCCACTGTGATCATCACGGAGCTCGTTCTCATCGGTGCTCTCTACCTCTTCGTCAGCTCGGCCAATCccaacgagaagaagcgaaGTCATGCTGCAGCACTTTCCATCTTGTTGTCCCCTGGCCTGCTCATCATCGACCATATTCACTTCCAGTACAATGGTGCCATGTACGGCGCACTCATTTTGTCCATTGTATTGGCGCGCTATCAGAGAGACGGGTTGCTGCTCTGCGGAGCCGTGTTCATGGCTCTGTTGTGCATGAAGCACATCTACCTTTACTTGGCACCTGCCTGGTTTGTGTACCTGCTTCGCGTCTACTGCCTAGGGCCCCGTTCGATATTCGACATCAAGTGGTTCAACTGCATCAAGCTGGGCCTGAGTATTGTGGCCAtcgttgcagcagcagcagggccCTTTGCTCTTGAAAGCCTGGAGCAGTTGCCACAGATCATGAGCAGGCTGTTTCCCTTCAGCAGGGGACTGTGCCATGCATACTGGGCGCCCAATGTCTGGGCGATGTACTCTTTCACTGATCGAGTGCTGATATATC TGGCCCCATACTTGAAGCTCCCTGTCGATGCAGATGCTGTGAACAGTGTCACCCGTGGCTTGGTCGGCGACACTTCGTTTGCCGTCTTGCCAAATATCCCGCCACGACTCACATTCGTCCTGACTCTGGCAGCGCAGATT CCGGCTCTCATAAAATTATTCGCCCAACCGACATGGGACAACTTCGTGGCAACGATCACGTTATGTGGCTATGCCTCATTCTTGTTTGGCTGGCACGTCCACGAGAAAGCCATCCTCTTGGTTATCATCCCGTTCAGTCTGCTGGCATTGAAGGACAGACGCTTTCTCGGTGCTTTCAGACCTCTGGCGGTTGCCGGTCATGTGAGCCTCTTTCCACTCCTGTTTACCGCTCTGGAATTCCCAGTCAAGGTGGTATACACGATCCTATGGCTTGTTGCGTTTCTCATAGCCTTCGATCGTCTTGCGCCCGC ATCGGAAAAACCGCGAATATTCCTGCTCGATCGGTTCTCTCTGCTGTATATTGCAGTGGCGATACCTCTGATCGCATATTGCTCGCTACTACATCAGATAGTATTTGGCGCCAAGTACGAGTTCCTGCCTCTGATGTTCACCAGTTCATACTGCGCAGTAGGCGTGGTAGGGAGCTGGTTGGGCTTCTTAGTAGTGTTCTTCACTTCGTAG
- a CDS encoding uncharacterized protein (BUSCO:EOG092617RY): MPGLPYRPADGDNNYGRGGDDEEDEDDEVEDASGYKTVKDAVLFAIDASKSMLTKPSEADEKKPDTALSPTLAALKCAYALMQQRIISNPHDMMGILLFNTEKSKFDEGDDSGRSFQYPHCYLLQDLNVPAAEDVKQLRTLVDDEEEASEILQASKDEVSMANVLFCANQIFTTKAPNFSSRRLFLVTDNDYPHSSDRDARNSAAVRAKDLYDLGVTIELFPISHPDRGYTFDRSKFYNDIVYSATPSDPDAPAPLTSDIKAASSTAKDGISLLQSLLSSVQSRNAPRRALFSSVPLEIGPGLKIGVKGYIILKRQTPARQTYIYLPSDSEKAQIAVGHSELLDEATARTVEKTEVRRAYKFGGETVSFSLEEMAKINDFGEPTIRIIGFKPLKLLPTWANLEKSTFIYPSEESYVGSTRVFSALHQKLLRDQKFGLAWYIPRRNAAPRLAALIPGAEERNEEGEQHMPPGIWIKPLPFADDIRDNPDVNLVKAPDEVVDAMRTIIQQLQLPKAVYDPLKYPNPALQWFFRILQAMALDEDLPEHPDDKTLPRWRQIHKRAGGYVIEWGEKLDEAFNQWLTENNASIKPAAHGGAKRTALASSAPAKKKVKDEDDDEAGITDADMRSAYEKETLSKFKVNDLKTWLKSKSVGATGKKQDLVDAVTSYFETKMETD; encoded by the coding sequence ATGCCTGGTCTTCCGTACCGACCTGCCGACGGCGACAACAATTACGGTCgcggcggcgacgatgaggaagatgaagatgacgaggttGAAGATGCGTCTGGCTACAAGACCGTCAAGGATGCCGTCCTGTTCGCCATCGATGCTTCGAAAAGCATGCTGACCAAGCCCTCTGAGGCTGATGAGAAGAAACCTGACACAGCTCTATCTCCCACGCTAGCAGCATTGAAATGCGCCTATGCGTTGATGCAACAGCGTATCATCAGTAATCCGCACGATATGATGGGCATCTTACTTTTCAACACCGAAAAGAGCAAATTCGATGAAGGCGATGACTCAGGAAGGAGTTTCCAGTATCCTCACTGCTATCTTCTTCAGGATCTCAACGTGCCAGCCGCTGAAGACGTTAAGCAATTACGAACCCTagtcgacgatgaagaggaagcttCAGAGATACTGCAAGCCAGCAAAGACGAAGTCAGTATGGCAAATGTGCTGTTCTGTGCCAATCAGATCTTCACCACTAAAGCGCCCAACTTTTCTTCGAGACGACTGTTCCTGGTCACTGACAACGACTATCCGCATTCATCAGATCGAGATGCGAGGAATAGCGCTGCTGTACGCGCCAAAGACTTGTACGACCTGGGCGTGACCATCGAACTCTTTCCGATATCACATCCGGACCGTGGCTACACGTTCGATCGCAGCAAGTTCTACAACGACATTGTATACTCAGCTACGCCCTCGGATCCGGATGCGCCTGCTCCTCTGACATCAGATATCAAAGCTGCGAGTTCCACCGCAAAGGACGGCATCAGCTTGTTGCAGTCATTGCTGTCATCGGTGCAGTCGCGCAATGCTCCGCGGAGAGCACTCTTCAGTAGTGTGCCGCTGGAAATTGGACCAGGTTTGAAGATCGGGGTCAAAGGGTACATCATCTTGAAGAGACAGACTCCAGCCAGACAGACGTACATTTATCTCCCTTCAGACAGTGAGAAAGCGCAGATTGCAGTCGGGCACAGCGAGCTTCTGGATGAAGCCACTGCCCGTACGGTCGAGAAAACTGAGGTACGCAGGGCTTACAAATTTGGTGGCGAGACAGTCTCGTTCTCTCTGGAAGAGATGGCGAAGATCAACGACTTCGGCGAACCGACGATCCGTATCATCGGATTCAAGCCTCTTAAACTGCTGCCCACGTGGGCGAACCTGGAGAAGTCAACATTCATCTATCCTTCGGAAGAAAGCTATGTGGGATCTACTCGTGTCTTCTCCGCTCTGCATCAGAAACTGCTTCGGGATCAGAAATTCGGTTTGGCTTGGTATATCCCGCGTCGTAACGCAGCTCCTAGACTCGCCGCCCTCATCCCAGGTGCAGAGGAGCgcaacgaagaaggcgagcagCACATGCCTCCAGGCATCTGGATCAAGCCGCTACCGTTTGCAGATGATATCCGTGACAATCCAGATGTGAACCTTGTGAAGGCGCCAGATGAAGTTGTTGATGCAATGCGCACGATCATCCAACAGTTGCAGTTGCCGAAAGCGGTCTATGATCCTCTCAAATATCCCAACCCTGCGCTACAATGGTTCTTCCGCATCCTGCAAGCAATGGCGCTGGACGAAGATTTACCTGAGCATCCAGACGACAAGACATTGCCCAGGTGGCGACAAATTCACAAGAGAGCTGGCGGATATGTCATCGAATGGGGCGAGAAACTCGACGAGGCGTTCAATCAATGGCTCACCGAGAACAATGCCAGCATCAAACCTGCTGCTCACGGAGGCGCCAAGAGAACTGCACTGGCTTCTTCAGCGCCTGctaagaagaaggtgaaagatgaggatgacgatgaagcagGCATTACTGATGCTGACATGAGAAGCGCCTATGAGAAGGAGACTTTATCGAAGTTCAAAGTGAATGATCTGAAAACGTGGTTGAAGAGCAAGAGTGTAGGCGCCACTGGAAAGAAACAGGATCTTGTGGATGCTGTCACGAGCTATTTTgagacgaagatggagacgGATTGA
- a CDS encoding uncharacterized protein (BUSCO:EOG09264VZ7), producing the protein MDADISDILASVSAPSIDHRTLDLQALTRAWINERTSPDLLPYPTDLIQRANDGIKRQIEIIEDMTGSMDPSKNFTLVILQTELERMKFLVRSYLRARIAKVDKFPIHYRQRLLQAEPDDEPLLSTLESQYLEAHQSLLTQHYHASFLSVFPQNLHRMDDSSGGVHMVDKPDEDAAVFCRVLRDCYVERPVYGGIDMVRGDIWVLRWSNIAERVKRGDVELI; encoded by the exons ATGGACGCCGACATATCAGACATCCTCGCCTCAGTCTCTGCCCCGTCCATCGACCACCGAACTCTCGATCTTCAGGCCCTAACGCGAGCATGGATAAACGAGCGAACATCACCAGATCTTCTTCCCTACCCCACCGATCTCATACAGCGAGCGAATGATGGCATCAAGCGGCAGATAGAAATCATAGAAGATATGACAGGGTCAATGGATCCCAGCAAGAACTTCACGTTGGTGATATTGCAGACAGAGCTGGAAAGAATGAAGTTCCTCGTGAGGAGCTATTTGCGGGCAAGGATAGCAAAG GTCGATAAGTTCCCCATACATTACCGACAACGACTACTGCAAGCCGAACCTGACGATGAACCTCTGCTGTCAACATTGGAGTCGCAATACCTCGAAGCACATCAGTCATTACTCACTCAGCACTACCACGCCTCTTTCCTGTCAGTATTTCCGCAAAACTTGCACAGGATGGACGATTCGAGTGGAGGTGTGCACATGGTAGACAAGCCCGACGAGGATGCGGCAGTCTTTTGCAGAGTGCTGAGAGACTGCTATGTGGAGAGGCCTGTATACGGCGGAATAGATATGGTTCGAGGTGATATATGGGTCCTGAGATGGAGCAACATTGCAGAGCGAGTGAAACGAGGGGATGTTGAGCTCATATGA
- a CDS encoding uncharacterized protein (BUSCO:EOG09262BHE), with protein MSVQQPLKTFTRRATAAQCLQLAPKPAHHKPRIWSSERSMATVAPPVTQNEVGKKGPTAMVFMNMGGPSTTDEVGDFLSRLFADADLIPLGPLQNYLGPLISRRRTPKIKKQYSDIGGGSPIRKWSEYQAEEMCKILDKTNPETAPHKPYVAFRYANPLTEEMYNRLFEDGFGKGRGGRAVAFTQYPQYSCSTTGSSLNELWKWRQRLESPTRNAEAPAEGSIQWSVIDRWPTHPGLVDAFAENITKRLESYPEDVRDSVVLLYSAHSLPMSVVNRGDPYPAEVAATVWAVQQKLGHKNPYRLCWQSQVGPSAWLGAQTAEVVPNLLKKGQKDMVLIPIAFTSDHIETLYEIDQEVIHEADEMGAEGRVRRCESLNGSTTFINALANLASDHLKSGVVCSKQMGLRCPGCTSERCLESKRFFMGQGDQQGNSALTL; from the coding sequence ATGAGCGTGCAGCAGCCCCTCAAGACGTTCACGCGACGCGCGACCGCCGCCCAATGCCTTCAACTCGCCCCCAAGCCCGCTCACCACAAGCCGCGAATATGGAGTAGCGAACGCAGCATGGCCACTGTCGCGCCACCCGTCACCCAGAATGAGGTTGGCAAGAAAGGCCCGACGGCCATGGTTTTTATGAACATGGGCGGGCCATCCACAACTGATGAAGTGGGAGACTTCCTCTCTCGCCTCTTCGCAGACGCCGACCTGATCCCACTGGGCCCACTGCAGAACTACCTCGGACCTCTGATCAGCAGGCGACGAACACCCAAAATCAAGAAACAGTATTCCGACATTGGAGGAGGCAGCCCCATCCGGAAGTGGTCAGAGTACCAGGCTGAAGAGATGTGCAAGATCCTGGACAAGACGAACCCAGAAACGGCACCACACAAGCCTTACGTGGCGTTCCGCTATGCAAACCCATTGACGGAGGAGATGTACAACAGACTGTTCGAAGACGGCTTCGGTAAAGGCAGAGGCGGACGTGCAGTGGCTTTCACACAGTACCCTCAATACTCTTGCTCGACCACTGGCTCATCACTAAACGAGCTCTGGAAATGGCGTCAACGTCTCGAATCGCCAACCCGCAACGCTGAAGCACCTGCAGAAGGCTCAATCCAATGGAGCGTAATCGACCGATGGCCAACACACCCCGGCCTAGTCGATGCCTTCGCCGAGAATATCACGAAGCGACTCGAATCCTACCCCGAGGACGTCCGCGACAGCGTTGTTCTGCTCTACTCCGCCCACTCCCTTCCTATGTCCGTCGTGAACCGAGGAGACCCATATCCAGCCGAAGTTGCAGCGACTGTATGGGCAGTTCAGCAAAAGCTAGGACACAAGAATCCCTACAGACTGTGCTGGCAATCGCAAGTCGGTCCATCGGCCTGGTTAGGAGCGCAGACAGCAGAAGTCGTGCCAAACTTGCTCAAGAAGGGACAGAAGGATATGGTTCTCATCCCTATCGCTTTCACTTCGGATCACATTGAGACATTGTACGAAATCGACCAAGAAGTCATTCACGAGGCAGACGAGATGGGCGCTGAGGGACGCGTAAGACGATGTGAATCTTTGAATGGCAGCACAACTTTCATCAATGCTTTGGCAAACTTGGCGAGCGACCATCTCAAGTCTGGCGTCGTCTGCAGCAAGCAGATGGGTTTGAGATGCCCAGGTTGCACGAGCGAGAGATGTCTCGAGTCGAAGCGTTTCTTCATGGGCCAAGGTGACCAGCAAGGCAACTCAGCGTTGACTCTGTGA